In bacterium, the genomic window AGCGCCGTCCGGGCGCCCTTCCGCTCAATGAGCGCGTTCGTCAGCAGCGTGGTGCCGTGGACGAGCTGCGCCACGGCGGCGGCGGGCACGCCGGCCGCCTCGAGCAGTCCGCGGACGCCGTCGATCACCCCGTCCGCGGGATCCGCGGTCGTCGTGAGGACCTTGCCGATCTGAAAGACGCCGCCTGCGTCGTCGAGCAGGATCAGGTCCGTAAACGTCCCGCCGATGTCGACACCGATCCGCAGGCGCGCCCCGCCCGACTCACCCGCGGTCATCGCGGCGCGGCGTTCGCGGCGAAGACGGCCGAGATCTCGAACAGCAGCTGCGCCGCCACGATCGAAGTCACGTCGTTGGTGTCGCAGGCCGGGGAGACCTCGACGAGATCGGCGCCGACGAGCCGGAGCCCGGCGAACCCGCGGATGATCTGCATCGCCTGCCACGTCGTGAGACCGCCGATCTCCGGCACGCCGGTGCCGGGGGCGCACATCGGGTCGAGGCCGTCGATGTCGAACGAAAAATAGACCGGCGCGTCGCCAACTACGGCGCGCATCTGTTCTACGACCGCGTCGACCCCGCGGCGGTGGACCTCGTCGGCCGTCACCAGATGGTAGTGCCGGCGCGACCACGCGAGATCGTCGGGATAGAACAGGCTGCCGCGGATGCCGATCTGCATCACCCGGGCGGGCACCAGCAGCCCGTCCTCGTGGGCGCGGCGGAACGGCGTCGCGTGCGTGAGGCGGTACCCGAACTGCGTGTCGTGGGTGTCGGTGTGGGAATCGATCTGCACGATCCCGACCGGCCCGGTGTGCTTCGCCACCGCGCGCAAGATCGGGTACGTGATGCCGTGGTCGCCGCCCACGGCGATCGTGCGGCAGCCCGCCGCGTAGATCGCGTCGAACTCGCGCGTAATCGAGTCGTAGGTCTTTTCGATCTCGAACGGCGTCGTCGCAACGTCCCCGTAGTCGGCGATCCGAATCCGCTCGTGCACGGTGACGTCGTGCACGGGGTGGTGCAGGCGGACGGCGCTCGAGGCGGCCCGGATCGCCCGCGGCCCAAGGCGCGCGCCGACTTTGTAGCCCGCGCTCGTGTCGAACGGCACGCCGACGTACGCCACGTCGAGCTCCCGGGGATCGGGCACGTGCGCCAGGCGCATGAACGTGGCGATGTTGCCGTGCCGCGGGTAGACCATGCTGTCGACGGGCTTTGGAACCGTCATGGGCGGCGTCCCCCTCGGTGCGGAGTATGCGTACGGCAAGCGGGCACCACAACGTTACCTCTCGAGGACTCAATTATGGCACTCTGGACCACGAGTTCCAAAGGCCGGGCCCGCGTAGCGGGATCTCTCAACCCGCCGCAGCGAACGCGTTCACGCTGAAGCGCCGTCCCGCGGCCGCAGGGTTTTCGCGGACTTCATTACCTTCCTATGCTAGGAACCGGCCTGACGCCCCCGACCCTGAGCGTCGCCTGATCCTCCCGAAACGTACTTCCTCAACGCGGCGCCGGCCTCGTCGTAAGCTTCTAAGAGCGCCACGGACTCCTTCCTCAACCTCGGAATCGCCTCGTTTGTTATCCGGACAAGCGCACTGTCCGCGGCGGTCGCCTCAAAAGTCGTTAGTTGTCCGAGCAGGGTGTGGAGGGTGTGCCGTATCACATTCAGCGATTCCGCGTGAGCCTTCGCGATGAGATATGCGCGGATAACCGCTCTCGCGTCTTGGCTCTCGAAAAGGCCCAATTTGTCCGTATTGCCGTCATATACGGTAAAGAAGTTCGCGACCTGAATGGGCTCTCCTAACTCCAAGCGTTCGTTTTCTGTCCACTTCTCGAGCCGCGCTACGACCATTTCGTCGTATCGATCACGGAGAATTGTGATCTCGGCAAGCAGTGCCGCTGCGAATCGCCTCCGGAGGGCGGCCGTCCGACCGTGTTCAGCGCGCGCATCGCGCACCCAATTGAGCAGGAACCCTATGACGATGCCGGTTAGCGTGGCAAGCGCCGGTACTATTCCCGGGATGTCGAAAAACGCAAGCTTACCCACCTGCCTTACCTCCGTCGCGAAAACCAGGCTGGCGACCGTTCCGGCGTCCCGCATGCTAGCGGGTCAACGGGCTCTCCCATATACGGAATAGCAGTGCTTTGAGCCGAGAGAAGCGCTGTGTCCCCAGTTCAGCGCTCCATTCGCGCTCGATGTCGCGGAGTATGTCGGAAATTCTTGAGTATGCGGCGCGGCCGCGTTTGGTGAAGTGGATAATTCGTGCGCGCCCCTCGTCGGGTGCGTCGGACCGGACGATATAGCCGAGACGTTCGAGACTCCGGAGGAGCTGGTTCATGGCCTGCTTGCTCATGCCCGCGCGTTCGGCGAGAATGCCGGGGCGAACGCCATCCGGCCCCGGATATTGCAGCACCGCCATGTGCGGCACGTGTAGCTCCTCAAAGCCGGCCTCGTTCAGCCCCTTGATGATACGGCGCTGGATCGCCTGAGCCGGAACGCGCAGCAACGCACCGATGAGCATATCCTTCGTTTCAACCGGTGAACTTGTTAGGCTCGATGTATGGTCACGGATCGTCTTACGCGCCATTTTTGTCCTTGCCCTAGCCGAGGGGCATGCAAGCCGTGCTGTGTGACACAGCATGACCTGCTTCCGGATACGGTCCGGATCTCCCTAGGTCTCTGTAGGCGTCGGCACCGGGATCATGTCGAAGCGAGCAGCAAGCTCCGCCCATTCCTCTCTGCCGGCGTGCCGAGCAGCCAGTTGCTGCAGTTCTTCGAGATAGCGCTCGAAGCCCGCGGGATGATGCATGACCAGGAGGATCGCGCTGTCAGTACTCGCGTTATGAAAGCCGTGGATCGTTTCGCGAGGGACAAAGGCAAATGTGCCCGCTCCGGCAGCGTGGCTCTCGTCGCCGATGCGCAGCACCACCTCACCTTGAAGGACATAGAAGAACTCGTCGCGCCCGCGATGGTAGTGCGGCCCCGCGCCCACCGTCCCCGGCTCGACTCGGCCTTCCCAGACGCTGCACAGGCCGCCGGTCTGTGCTTCCGACGCTTTGACCGTCACGCCCGCGCCGGTGGACCCGACCGCAATAAATCGTCCCTCGCCGGGACCCACCACAACGGCCTTCATCATG contains:
- a CDS encoding cupin domain-containing protein; this encodes MMKAVVVGPGEGRFIAVGSTGAGVTVKASEAQTGGLCSVWEGRVEPGTVGAGPHYHRGRDEFFYVLQGEVVLRIGDESHAAGAGTFAFVPRETIHGFHNASTDSAILLVMHHPAGFERYLEELQQLAARHAGREEWAELAARFDMIPVPTPTET
- a CDS encoding MarR family transcriptional regulator; this encodes MARKTIRDHTSSLTSSPVETKDMLIGALLRVPAQAIQRRIIKGLNEAGFEELHVPHMAVLQYPGPDGVRPGILAERAGMSKQAMNQLLRSLERLGYIVRSDAPDEGRARIIHFTKRGRAAYSRISDILRDIEREWSAELGTQRFSRLKALLFRIWESPLTR
- the speB gene encoding agmatinase; the protein is MTVPKPVDSMVYPRHGNIATFMRLAHVPDPRELDVAYVGVPFDTSAGYKVGARLGPRAIRAASSAVRLHHPVHDVTVHERIRIADYGDVATTPFEIEKTYDSITREFDAIYAAGCRTIAVGGDHGITYPILRAVAKHTGPVGIVQIDSHTDTHDTQFGYRLTHATPFRRAHEDGLLVPARVMQIGIRGSLFYPDDLAWSRRHYHLVTADEVHRRGVDAVVEQMRAVVGDAPVYFSFDIDGLDPMCAPGTGVPEIGGLTTWQAMQIIRGFAGLRLVGADLVEVSPACDTNDVTSIVAAQLLFEISAVFAANAAPR